A single window of Diachasmimorpha longicaudata isolate KC_UGA_2023 chromosome 12, iyDiaLong2, whole genome shotgun sequence DNA harbors:
- the LOC135168000 gene encoding zinc finger protein 3 homolog isoform X2 encodes MESSKIEELENYMVLENSDTNYKFLTQDEGNNHRSVITPNKSDSEDIDVLCRACANSHSHLVPIFEGKGLQLNLATKIHKYFPIQVTENDTLPTQLCNDCTLTIIGFNDIVEGCLEAEQKLIQLQEYKIKRKSEERKEVVSLEKVEARKDPQEDEIEIQEEQIVVEVLTDNCGENSQETDLAKTETKQLEVASEFLSLLKVKLIPEPLVTSSTPETLPSNGCSVTMPGLPEVLSPSPPSSPIKTSPEDLNIPTRRKTRASLENARSKLPPEHEKNKTRQQKLLTCQVRDGQKVLTCHVCGKQFGQTGSLYYHLKHVHGGVKDHACDICGRCFAMKTAMQDHRRIHTGERPCVCDTCGKSFKTKAALYIHSKIHLDQFPYKCSYCKKLFKFKQQMLGHETTHTGIKNHTCHTCGKSFGVKWDLTRHLRIHSTEKPFVCDQCGLSFGQKRYLTSHKRIKHKKIGVIAAGTGRDSDVIAGGTGRDSDDVCV; translated from the exons ATGGAGTCCagtaaaattgaagaattggaaaattacaTGGTCCTGGAAAACAGTGATACAAATTATAAGTTTTTAACTCAGGATGAAGGGAATAATCACAGAAGTGTCATCACTCCAAACAAGAGTGATTCTGAAGACATTGACGTTCTTTGCAGGGCCTGTGCTAATTCTCATAGTCATTTAGTGCCTATTTTCGAGGGGAAAGGGCTTCAGCTCAATTTAGCTACGAAGATACATAAGTATTTTCCTATTCAAGTGACTGAAAATGACACTTTACCCACACAATTGTGTAATGACTGTACACTTACAATCATCGGTTTCAATGATATCGTTGAAGGATGCTTGGAGGCAGAGCAGAAGCTCATTCAGCTGCAGGAGTATAAAATCAAAAGAAAATCAGAG gaaagaAAGGAAGTTGTCTCACTTGAAAAGGTTGAAGCTAGAAAAGATCCTCAAGAAGATGAAATAGAAATTCAAGAGGAGCAG ATCGTCGTTGAAGTCCTGACCGATAACTGTGGAGAAAATTCACAGGAGACAGACTTAGCTAAGACGGAAACAAAACA ATTGGAAGTGGCTAGCGAGTTTCTCAGCTTATTAAAAGTCAAGCTGATTCCCGAACCACTCGTCACTTCTTCAACCCCTGAAACTTTACCATCGAATGGATGCAGCGTAACAATGCCAGGACTTCCCGAAGTCTTATCGCCAAGTCCTCCCTCATCCCCCATTAAAACTTCCCCAGAAGATCTCAACATCCCTACCAGGAGAAAAACCAGAGCGTCCCTGGAAAATGCCAGATCAAAACTGCCCCCAgaacatgaaaaaaacaaaacacgTCAGCAGAAACTATTGACTTGCCAAGTACGTGACGGTCAGAAAGTATTAACTTGCCATGTGTGCGGAAAGCAATTCGGTCAAACTGGGAGTCTGTATTATCATCTAAAGCACGTTCACGGTGGCGTAAAGGATCACGCCTGTGACATATGTGGGAGATGCTTTGCTATGAAGACTGCGATGCAGGATCACCGGAGAATTCATACTGGAGAGCGTCCTTGTGTCTGTGACACGTGTGGAAAGAGTTTCAAGACTAAAGCTGCTCTGTACATTCACTCGAAAATTCACTTGGATCAATTTCCATATAAATGTTCATATTGCAAGAAGCTTTTCAAATTTAAGCAACAGATGTTGGGACACGAGACAACTCATACGGGAATTAAGAATCATACGTGTCATACTTGTGGCAAGTCATTTGGAGTCAAGTGGGACCTTACGAGACATTTGAGAATTCATTCCACGGAAAAACCGTTCGTGTGCGATCAATGCGGTCTGAGCTTTGGACAAAAGAGGTATCTGACAAGTCATAAACGAATTAAACATAAAA AAATCGGCGTGATAGCTGCAGGAACAGGACGAGATTCCGACGTGATAGCTGGAGGAACAGGACgagattccgacgatgtctgcgtataa
- the LOC135168000 gene encoding zinc finger protein 836-like isoform X1: MESSKIEELENYMVLENSDTNYKFLTQDEGNNHRSVITPNKSDSEDIDVLCRACANSHSHLVPIFEGKGLQLNLATKIHKYFPIQVTENDTLPTQLCNDCTLTIIGFNDIVEGCLEAEQKLIQLQEYKIKRKSEERKEVVSLEKVEARKDPQEDEIEIQEEQIVVEVLTDNCGENSQETDLAKTETKQSLTKRTSTIQRVRRTKKVSKIQTPMSTTPRIRLTCKDESLTENKDNPPGISDPLRTPKTSSNTKKTCQRATRTRLRPQPYFCIHCNFSTKRKKTLTIHMCESHPELSVTTKKGSIANKECIETARMEVDGKIYYHCNDCGKNLFSPYTFSWHMRIHTGERPFTCHLCGKQFRVNQGLARHLKETHARIKNFPCDICNRMFATKRNVEDHRRIHTGERPYVCNVCGKTFKQKASLFVHNRTHSDIFPFKCNYCEQVFRTRPALMVHVTKHTGEKPHLCDVCGRAFRIKYELKRHRLIHSDEKPWECADCGLGFRQKRYLVNHRKNHANAAEGN; encoded by the exons ATGGAGTCCagtaaaattgaagaattggaaaattacaTGGTCCTGGAAAACAGTGATACAAATTATAAGTTTTTAACTCAGGATGAAGGGAATAATCACAGAAGTGTCATCACTCCAAACAAGAGTGATTCTGAAGACATTGACGTTCTTTGCAGGGCCTGTGCTAATTCTCATAGTCATTTAGTGCCTATTTTCGAGGGGAAAGGGCTTCAGCTCAATTTAGCTACGAAGATACATAAGTATTTTCCTATTCAAGTGACTGAAAATGACACTTTACCCACACAATTGTGTAATGACTGTACACTTACAATCATCGGTTTCAATGATATCGTTGAAGGATGCTTGGAGGCAGAGCAGAAGCTCATTCAGCTGCAGGAGTATAAAATCAAAAGAAAATCAGAG gaaagaAAGGAAGTTGTCTCACTTGAAAAGGTTGAAGCTAGAAAAGATCCTCAAGAAGATGAAATAGAAATTCAAGAGGAGCAG ATCGTCGTTGAAGTCCTGACCGATAACTGTGGAGAAAATTCACAGGAGACAGACTTAGCTAAGACGGAAACAAAACA ATCCTTGACGAAGAGAACCTCCACTATTCAAAGAGTACGGAGAACCAAAAAGGTCTCAAAAATCCAGACGCCAATGAGTACAACACCACGAATCCGCTTAACATGTAAGGATGAATCTTTGACGGAGAACAAGGATAACCCTCCAGGTATCTCAGATCCTTTGCGAACGCCAAAAACCTCCTCGAATACCAAAAAAACATGTCAGAGAGCCACTCGAACACGTTTAAGACCACAACCCTACTTCTGCATTCACTGCAATTTCTCTACGAAGCGAAAGAAAACCCTCACCATTCATATGTGTGAGAGCCATCCGGAGCTATCCGTCACCACCAAGAAAGGCTCCATCGCCAATAAAGAGTGTATCGAGACTGCACGAATGGAGGTCGATGGAAAAATCTATTACCATTGCAATGATTGTGGGAAAAATCTTTTTTCACCATATACATTCTCCTGGCACATGAGAATTCACACTGGAGAGCGCCCTTTCACCTGTCACTTATGTGGCAAGCAATTTCGAGTGAATCAGGGATTGGCTAGACACTTGAAGGAGACTCACGCAAGGATAAAGAATTTCCCGTGTGACATCTGTAATAGAATGTTCGCTACGAAAAGAAATGTTGAGGATCACCGGAGAATTCATACTGGAGAACGTCCGTACGTCTGCAATGTTTGCGGGAAGACCTTTAAACAAAAAGCCTCATTATTTGTGCATAATAGAACACACAGTGATATTTTTCCCTTCAAGTGTAATTATTGTGAGCAAGTTTTTAGGACAAGACCGGCGCTGATGGTGCACGTCACTAAACATACGGGGGAGAAACCCCACTTGTGCGACGTTTGCGGGAGGGCTTTTAGGATCAAATATGAACTGAAACGTCATCGATTGATTCACTCCGATGAAAAACCGTGGGAGTGTGCCGATTGTGGATTAGGATTTAGACAGAAGCGTTACTTGGTTAATCATAGGAAAAATCATGCAAATGCTGCTGAAGGCAATTAA
- the LOC135168000 gene encoding zinc finger protein 718-like isoform X4, with product MESSKIEELENYMVLENSDTNYKFLTQDEGNNHRSVITPNKSDSEDIDVLCRACANSHSHLVPIFEGKGLQLNLATKIHKYFPIQVTENDTLPTQLCNDCTLTIIGFNDIVEGCLEAEQKLIQLQEYKIKRKSEERKEVVSLEKVEARKDPQEDEIEIQEEQIVVEVLTDNCGENSQETDLAKTETKQSSSSEPKVRDIQMNHPRIKNKRIELIDAEVTVDKKKFFRCKICSKLLSTSYNYLTHINTHTGEKPYQCNICMKSFSAASALNRHKRLVHSNERNFRCETCEKKFSCKVYLEEHRRTHMEYRPYNCQECDKSFKQKSALHSHRRCHNKNNPYECKICFKTFPRTQDLKNHNLTHTREKPHACNICGKTFRTKGCVSRHSRTHCDEKKFRCIYCDVKFAQERYLKSHLQIIHKHAE from the exons ATGGAGTCCagtaaaattgaagaattggaaaattacaTGGTCCTGGAAAACAGTGATACAAATTATAAGTTTTTAACTCAGGATGAAGGGAATAATCACAGAAGTGTCATCACTCCAAACAAGAGTGATTCTGAAGACATTGACGTTCTTTGCAGGGCCTGTGCTAATTCTCATAGTCATTTAGTGCCTATTTTCGAGGGGAAAGGGCTTCAGCTCAATTTAGCTACGAAGATACATAAGTATTTTCCTATTCAAGTGACTGAAAATGACACTTTACCCACACAATTGTGTAATGACTGTACACTTACAATCATCGGTTTCAATGATATCGTTGAAGGATGCTTGGAGGCAGAGCAGAAGCTCATTCAGCTGCAGGAGTATAAAATCAAAAGAAAATCAGAG gaaagaAAGGAAGTTGTCTCACTTGAAAAGGTTGAAGCTAGAAAAGATCCTCAAGAAGATGAAATAGAAATTCAAGAGGAGCAG ATCGTCGTTGAAGTCCTGACCGATAACTGTGGAGAAAATTCACAGGAGACAGACTTAGCTAAGACGGAAACAAAACA GTCATCCAGCAGTGAACCTAAAGTCAGAGACATCCAGATGAATCATCCGAGAATCAAAAACAAGAGGATCGAATTAATCGATGCAGAAGTTACAGTAGACAAGAAAAAGTTCTTTAGATGCAAGATTTGTTCGAAACTGCTGTCTACATCCTATAATTATCTCACCCACATAAATACTCACACGGGAGAAAAACCATATCAATGCAACATCTGCATGAAATCATTTTCAGCTGCGTCTGCACTGAATCGCCACAAGCGATTAGTGCACTcaaatgaaagaaattttcgTTGTGAAACctgtgagaaaaaattctcctgtAAAGTTTACCTAGAGGAGCACAGAAGAACTCACATGGAGTATCGTCCCTATAACTGCCAAGAGTGCGACAAATCATTCAAACAGAAGTCAGCACTTCACTCCCATAGAAGATgtcacaataaaaataatccctaCGAATGTAAAATCTGTTTCAAGACGTTTCCCAGAACTCAAGATTTAAAGAATCATAATTTGACTCATACACGAGAGAAACCTCATGCTTGCAATATTTGTGGCAAAACATTCCGAACCAAAGGCTGTGTTAGTCGTCATAGTCGCACTCACtgcgatgagaaaaaatttcgttGCATTTATTGCGATGTTAAATTCGCACAAGAGAGATATTTGAAAAGTCACTTGCAGATAATTCATAAACACGCAgaataa
- the LOC135168000 gene encoding zinc finger protein 3 homolog isoform X3 translates to MESSKIEELENYMVLENSDTNYKFLTQDEGNNHRSVITPNKSDSEDIDVLCRACANSHSHLVPIFEGKGLQLNLATKIHKYFPIQVTENDTLPTQLCNDCTLTIIGFNDIVEGCLEAEQKLIQLQEYKIKRKSEERKEVVSLEKVEARKDPQEDEIEIQEEQIVVEVLTDNCGENSQETDLAKTETKQLEVASEFLSLLKVKLIPEPLVTSSTPETLPSNGCSVTMPGLPEVLSPSPPSSPIKTSPEDLNIPTRRKTRASLENARSKLPPEHEKNKTRQQKLLTCQVRDGQKVLTCHVCGKQFGQTGSLYYHLKHVHGGVKDHACDICGRCFAMKTAMQDHRRIHTGERPCVCDTCGKSFKTKAALYIHSKIHLDQFPYKCSYCKKLFKFKQQMLGHETTHTGIKNHTCHTCGKSFGVKWDLTRHLRIHSTEKPFVCDQCGLSFGQKRYLTSHKRIKHKNRQTFLKFSP, encoded by the exons ATGGAGTCCagtaaaattgaagaattggaaaattacaTGGTCCTGGAAAACAGTGATACAAATTATAAGTTTTTAACTCAGGATGAAGGGAATAATCACAGAAGTGTCATCACTCCAAACAAGAGTGATTCTGAAGACATTGACGTTCTTTGCAGGGCCTGTGCTAATTCTCATAGTCATTTAGTGCCTATTTTCGAGGGGAAAGGGCTTCAGCTCAATTTAGCTACGAAGATACATAAGTATTTTCCTATTCAAGTGACTGAAAATGACACTTTACCCACACAATTGTGTAATGACTGTACACTTACAATCATCGGTTTCAATGATATCGTTGAAGGATGCTTGGAGGCAGAGCAGAAGCTCATTCAGCTGCAGGAGTATAAAATCAAAAGAAAATCAGAG gaaagaAAGGAAGTTGTCTCACTTGAAAAGGTTGAAGCTAGAAAAGATCCTCAAGAAGATGAAATAGAAATTCAAGAGGAGCAG ATCGTCGTTGAAGTCCTGACCGATAACTGTGGAGAAAATTCACAGGAGACAGACTTAGCTAAGACGGAAACAAAACA ATTGGAAGTGGCTAGCGAGTTTCTCAGCTTATTAAAAGTCAAGCTGATTCCCGAACCACTCGTCACTTCTTCAACCCCTGAAACTTTACCATCGAATGGATGCAGCGTAACAATGCCAGGACTTCCCGAAGTCTTATCGCCAAGTCCTCCCTCATCCCCCATTAAAACTTCCCCAGAAGATCTCAACATCCCTACCAGGAGAAAAACCAGAGCGTCCCTGGAAAATGCCAGATCAAAACTGCCCCCAgaacatgaaaaaaacaaaacacgTCAGCAGAAACTATTGACTTGCCAAGTACGTGACGGTCAGAAAGTATTAACTTGCCATGTGTGCGGAAAGCAATTCGGTCAAACTGGGAGTCTGTATTATCATCTAAAGCACGTTCACGGTGGCGTAAAGGATCACGCCTGTGACATATGTGGGAGATGCTTTGCTATGAAGACTGCGATGCAGGATCACCGGAGAATTCATACTGGAGAGCGTCCTTGTGTCTGTGACACGTGTGGAAAGAGTTTCAAGACTAAAGCTGCTCTGTACATTCACTCGAAAATTCACTTGGATCAATTTCCATATAAATGTTCATATTGCAAGAAGCTTTTCAAATTTAAGCAACAGATGTTGGGACACGAGACAACTCATACGGGAATTAAGAATCATACGTGTCATACTTGTGGCAAGTCATTTGGAGTCAAGTGGGACCTTACGAGACATTTGAGAATTCATTCCACGGAAAAACCGTTCGTGTGCGATCAATGCGGTCTGAGCTTTGGACAAAAGAGGTATCTGACAAGTCATAAACGAATTAAACATAAAA ATCGTCAAACATTTCTCAAATTTTCTCCCTAA